A portion of the Stigmatella aurantiaca DW4/3-1 genome contains these proteins:
- a CDS encoding DUF3817 domain-containing protein, which produces MLMTPLGRFRAVALAEGLSFIVLLFIAMPLKYFADMPLAVRYTGLVHGLLFVVYLLVLLEAGITYRWPIFRWVGAFGASLVPFGVFVLDARLRREAPSARGS; this is translated from the coding sequence ATGCTGATGACCCCTCTTGGACGTTTCCGCGCCGTGGCCCTGGCCGAGGGCCTTTCCTTCATCGTGCTGCTCTTCATCGCGATGCCCCTGAAGTACTTCGCGGACATGCCCCTGGCCGTGAGGTACACGGGCTTGGTGCACGGCTTGCTCTTCGTGGTGTACCTCCTGGTGCTTCTGGAGGCGGGCATCACCTACCGGTGGCCGATCTTCCGGTGGGTGGGAGCGTTTGGCGCGTCACTGGTCCCCTTCGGGGTCTTCGTGCTCGATGCGCGGCTGCGCCGCGAGGCACCTTCCGCGCGAGGCTCCTGA
- a CDS encoding helix-turn-helix domain-containing protein, with amino-acid sequence MDIPWEDVRLFLAVAETGSLSSAARKLRIGQPTVSRRLAALEYTLGMALFRRGVDGLRHKKPAQEGLTVVKSFSIESAAFASKTLAARLPRKPRLAGIPWLAFAPPMDTLPPNPQLEQLIPGFTPVFTSDNYLVLAAAAEAGMGALPMPVMRHAFAGPSQLVPLPVELGPYKRLTYHLVCAKSALDIPRVRLLADLFVSEMEAAIAAVA; translated from the coding sequence ATGGATATCCCTTGGGAGGATGTGCGGCTCTTCCTCGCCGTGGCGGAGACAGGCAGCCTGAGCAGCGCGGCGCGCAAGCTGCGCATCGGTCAACCCACCGTGAGCCGCCGCCTGGCCGCCCTGGAGTACACGCTGGGAATGGCGCTCTTCCGGCGTGGCGTGGACGGGCTGCGCCACAAGAAGCCGGCTCAAGAGGGACTGACGGTGGTGAAATCCTTCAGCATCGAGAGCGCCGCCTTTGCCTCGAAGACGCTCGCCGCGAGGCTGCCGCGCAAGCCCCGTCTGGCCGGCATCCCCTGGCTCGCCTTCGCGCCGCCCATGGACACCCTGCCACCGAATCCGCAGCTCGAACAGCTCATCCCCGGCTTCACCCCAGTATTCACATCCGACAACTATCTCGTGCTGGCCGCCGCGGCGGAGGCAGGCATGGGAGCCCTCCCCATGCCCGTCATGCGTCACGCCTTCGCGGGCCCGTCACAGCTCGTCCCGTTGCCGGTCGAACTCGGCCCTTACAAACGCCTCACGTACCACCTGGTGTGTGCCAAATCCGCGCTCGACATTCCGCGGGTCCGCCTGCTGGCGGACCTCTTCGTGTCCGAGATGGAGGCGGCCATCGCGGCCGTTGCCTGA
- a CDS encoding VOC family protein, whose amino-acid sequence MSSQSQAEQHHRIDYIELPAGNIAEAKRFYGDVFGWRFEDYGPDYTSFQDGRLNGGFSKELPVGKGGPLLVLFSRELEATHARVREAGGRIVKDTFSFPGGRRFHFVDPNGNELAVWAEP is encoded by the coding sequence ATGTCCTCTCAGAGTCAGGCCGAGCAGCACCACCGCATCGACTACATCGAGCTTCCCGCCGGGAACATCGCCGAGGCGAAGCGCTTCTACGGAGACGTCTTTGGTTGGCGTTTCGAGGACTACGGGCCGGACTACACGAGCTTCCAGGACGGCCGTCTGAATGGAGGGTTCAGCAAGGAACTGCCGGTGGGCAAGGGCGGCCCGCTCCTCGTTCTTTTCTCTCGGGAGTTGGAGGCAACACATGCCCGGGTGCGCGAGGCGGGAGGCCGCATCGTGAAGGACACGTTCTCCTTCCCCGGAGGGCGGCGCTTCCACTTCGTGGATCCGAACGGCAATGAGCTCGCGGTGTGGGCCGAGCCCTGA
- a CDS encoding MerC family mercury resistance protein, giving the protein MNPPFPSLVSPPPEAPSAQKDVCDCAHHRRASSCSPLEERGGRWAVLVPLLACAVCPACLSTYAKVLSFLGVGFLLTESAHQGILVVAVAISIGMGGWKAWRLRRGGPFAATVVGCALLILGHALDENAVMSWGGVAVLLGGAMWERRAWRALPSHGGSTQGQARSACLVTQLSSNGNAARPDGASREPPAHLHLD; this is encoded by the coding sequence ATGAACCCACCCTTCCCTTCCCTTGTTTCCCCTCCCCCTGAGGCGCCCTCCGCACAGAAGGACGTGTGTGACTGCGCCCATCATCGCCGAGCCTCCTCCTGCTCTCCTTTGGAGGAGCGTGGAGGCCGCTGGGCAGTCCTGGTGCCCTTGCTGGCCTGTGCCGTGTGCCCCGCGTGCCTGTCGACGTACGCCAAGGTTCTGTCTTTCCTGGGCGTGGGCTTCTTGCTCACGGAATCCGCCCACCAAGGCATCCTGGTTGTGGCGGTAGCGATATCGATCGGTATGGGCGGTTGGAAGGCATGGCGGCTCCGGCGAGGAGGACCCTTCGCGGCCACGGTCGTGGGCTGTGCCCTGCTCATCCTGGGGCACGCTCTCGATGAAAACGCCGTGATGAGTTGGGGAGGAGTCGCGGTACTGCTGGGCGGCGCGATGTGGGAACGTCGAGCCTGGCGCGCCCTTCCCTCCCACGGTGGGAGCACGCAGGGCCAGGCACGGAGTGCGTGCCTGGTGACTCAACTTTCAAGCAACGGCAACGCGGCGAGACCAGATGGCGCCTCGCGAGAACCCCCTGCCCATCTTCACTTGGATTGA
- a CDS encoding PLP-dependent aminotransferase family protein, with the protein MTDAIVFTRGVPPTEAFPTRQLAECFTAVLEGDTAVVLQYGQQQGYLPLRQELAKEYRVSEAEVLVGNGSLHLQDLLSAHLIRPGSVVFTEQPSYDRAITTFRRRGARVVGIPLESDGISVQHLEAALKRDVPAFLYLVPDFQNPAGATLSREKRQRVVELANQYGFWVLEDIPYRKLRYQGQEHPLLREFDASRIITLSSFSKLLSPGLRVGFMLAPADLIKAVTKLEEDTVLSPVLPSQAAVAEYIRRGWLQPNIDQLKALYRPRWEAMANAVRSHLPGAQAFIPDGGFFVSVILPEAARTENLMGRAKDHGLILTPGAPFFADPHDGKAVPSNRFLRLPFCAVTPAQIEEGVRRLASLL; encoded by the coding sequence ATGACCGACGCAATCGTTTTTACCCGTGGTGTGCCTCCAACCGAGGCCTTTCCGACCCGACAGCTCGCCGAGTGCTTCACGGCGGTCCTGGAGGGAGACACCGCGGTCGTCCTCCAGTACGGCCAGCAGCAGGGTTATCTGCCGCTGCGCCAGGAGCTGGCCAAGGAGTACCGCGTGAGTGAGGCCGAGGTGCTCGTCGGCAACGGCTCACTGCACTTGCAGGATCTCCTCTCCGCCCACCTCATCCGCCCCGGGTCGGTGGTCTTCACCGAGCAACCGAGCTACGACCGGGCCATCACCACGTTCCGTCGGCGAGGCGCGCGGGTGGTGGGCATTCCGCTGGAGAGCGACGGCATCAGCGTCCAGCACCTGGAGGCGGCCTTGAAGCGGGACGTGCCGGCCTTCCTGTACCTGGTGCCTGACTTCCAGAATCCGGCCGGAGCGACGCTCTCCCGGGAGAAGCGCCAGCGCGTGGTGGAGCTGGCGAACCAGTACGGCTTCTGGGTGCTCGAGGACATCCCCTACCGCAAGCTGCGCTACCAGGGCCAGGAGCACCCCCTGCTGCGGGAGTTCGATGCCTCGCGCATCATCACGCTCAGCTCGTTCAGCAAGCTGCTCAGCCCGGGTCTGCGCGTCGGGTTCATGCTGGCGCCCGCCGATCTCATCAAGGCGGTGACCAAGCTGGAAGAGGACACGGTGCTCTCCCCGGTCCTGCCGAGCCAGGCCGCCGTCGCCGAGTACATCCGGCGGGGCTGGCTCCAACCGAACATCGATCAGCTCAAGGCGCTCTACCGGCCGCGCTGGGAGGCGATGGCCAATGCGGTGCGGAGCCATCTGCCGGGCGCGCAGGCGTTCATCCCCGATGGCGGCTTCTTCGTGAGCGTCATCCTCCCCGAGGCCGCCCGGACGGAGAACCTCATGGGACGGGCCAAGGACCACGGGCTCATCCTCACCCCCGGAGCCCCGTTCTTCGCCGATCCCCACGACGGGAAGGCCGTCCCGAGCAACCGCTTCCTGCGGCTGCCCTTCTGCGCCGTGACCCCCGCGCAGATCGAAGAAGGCGTGCGCCGGCTCGCCAGCCTGCTCTGA
- a CDS encoding MFS transporter → MRQTARKEDGVTTKLSNPRGAIAGVLLAYGAWGIFWGAWGALLPAVKGATGASERELGLSLLGVATGALPAMLLFGPWVDRLRNRALPMTLAAFAVSVVPLGLVTSPWALGIALIFVGATSGALDIALNARVAALEAAMGRKLFNMAHAAFPLAVVLASTGAGLGRQLQLPLPLLICVLALCVFLTVPANLTQLPVPAGGEEAARGGLRGVPLLLTLGLLGAAVHLVENAVEQWSALYLETVLGAPPVLGGTGPAVYMGSLFLGRLVAQRLATRIDGRTQLALAGASATAGLVVVLSAAHPIVALLGFAVAGLGMAGGIPTVFSMTTEVTDPSVRGAAIARVTLLAYFGYLASPPLCGAIAQAWGLRTTWGMLAAAGGVLALAAFALPRLQPRAVAS, encoded by the coding sequence ATGAGACAGACGGCGCGCAAGGAGGACGGGGTGACCACGAAGCTGAGCAACCCGCGGGGGGCCATTGCCGGTGTCTTGTTGGCCTACGGGGCCTGGGGAATCTTCTGGGGCGCCTGGGGCGCGCTGCTGCCCGCGGTGAAGGGGGCCACGGGCGCCAGTGAGCGGGAGCTGGGGCTGTCCTTGCTGGGCGTGGCGACGGGGGCCCTGCCAGCGATGCTCCTCTTCGGCCCGTGGGTCGACCGGCTGCGCAACCGGGCGCTGCCGATGACCCTGGCCGCCTTCGCCGTGTCCGTGGTGCCCTTGGGGCTCGTCACCTCGCCGTGGGCGCTGGGAATCGCGCTCATCTTCGTCGGCGCCACCTCGGGAGCCCTCGACATCGCCCTCAACGCGCGCGTCGCGGCGCTGGAGGCGGCGATGGGGCGCAAGCTGTTCAACATGGCCCATGCGGCCTTTCCGCTTGCCGTGGTGCTCGCCAGCACCGGGGCGGGGCTGGGCCGTCAGCTCCAGTTGCCGCTGCCGCTGCTCATCTGTGTGCTGGCGCTGTGCGTGTTTCTCACCGTGCCCGCCAACCTGACCCAGTTGCCCGTGCCAGCCGGTGGCGAGGAAGCCGCCCGAGGCGGATTGCGCGGCGTTCCACTCCTGCTGACCCTGGGCTTGCTGGGAGCGGCGGTCCACCTGGTGGAGAACGCGGTCGAGCAGTGGTCGGCGCTGTACCTGGAGACGGTGCTCGGCGCGCCCCCTGTGCTGGGGGGCACGGGCCCCGCGGTCTACATGGGGAGCCTGTTTCTCGGCCGGCTCGTGGCCCAGCGGCTGGCCACGCGGATCGACGGGAGGACCCAACTGGCCCTGGCCGGCGCCAGCGCCACGGCCGGACTGGTGGTGGTGCTCTCGGCGGCCCACCCCATCGTCGCCCTGCTCGGCTTCGCGGTGGCGGGCCTCGGCATGGCAGGGGGCATCCCCACGGTGTTCAGCATGACCACCGAGGTCACGGACCCTTCGGTCCGGGGCGCTGCCATCGCGCGGGTCACCCTGCTCGCCTACTTCGGCTATCTGGCCAGTCCCCCCCTGTGCGGTGCCATCGCCCAGGCGTGGGGGCTGAGGACCACGTGGGGCATGCTCGCGGCGGCCGGCGGGGTGCTGGCGCTGGCGGCGTTCGCCCTGCCCCGGCTGCAACCCCGGGCAGTGGCTTCATGA
- a CDS encoding DUF418 domain-containing protein has protein sequence MNERIELLDAMRGFALLGILFANLVSFSGYYVMSREQLAALPTAPADAWAVFAMNFLVEGKFYSLFSLLFGVGFSLMLGRAEQRGGTFGPLFLRRMVGLLGIGLIHLLGVWHGDILTLYALMGMVLILFRGMENRALLLWAVGLLWVPLLTHLVLMATHGALDPAPPFNALSRAIQNAAGGPHATLFSLRSSDEAWQVFLGNLANAIQRPGRYLQTGRQAKVLAMFLLGIWVGRRLLPDPLAHRMLLIRVLKGGLGLGLAGSALNAWLEARLGSAVLLTPAGLLQTAAYAVGVAPLAAAYAAGLALLWGTARGRRWLSPFVPLGRMALTNYLVQSGVGLLLFYGYGLNLMGRMGAVWMLPLALLILSLQALFSAGWLRYFTYGPAEWLWRQFTYRRLLPLR, from the coding sequence TTGAATGAGCGCATCGAGCTGTTGGATGCGATGCGCGGGTTCGCCCTGCTCGGCATCCTCTTCGCAAACCTGGTCAGCTTCTCGGGCTACTACGTCATGAGCCGGGAGCAACTGGCGGCACTGCCCACGGCCCCCGCCGATGCATGGGCGGTGTTCGCCATGAACTTCCTCGTGGAGGGGAAGTTCTACTCGCTCTTCTCGCTGCTCTTTGGCGTGGGGTTCTCCCTGATGCTTGGCCGGGCGGAGCAGCGCGGGGGGACGTTCGGACCGTTGTTTCTCCGGAGGATGGTGGGGCTGCTGGGAATCGGTCTCATCCATCTGCTGGGGGTGTGGCACGGCGACATCCTCACGCTCTACGCACTGATGGGCATGGTGCTCATCCTGTTCCGCGGGATGGAAAACCGGGCGCTGCTGCTCTGGGCGGTGGGGCTGCTCTGGGTTCCCCTACTCACCCACCTGGTGTTGATGGCCACGCACGGGGCATTGGATCCCGCCCCTCCCTTCAACGCGCTCTCCCGGGCCATCCAGAACGCGGCCGGCGGCCCCCACGCCACGCTGTTCAGTCTCCGGTCCTCGGACGAAGCTTGGCAGGTCTTCCTGGGCAATCTCGCCAATGCCATTCAACGCCCCGGCCGGTACTTGCAGACAGGCCGCCAGGCCAAGGTGCTCGCGATGTTCTTGCTGGGCATCTGGGTGGGACGGCGCCTGCTTCCGGATCCCCTCGCGCACAGGATGCTCCTGATCCGAGTGCTCAAGGGCGGGCTGGGGCTGGGGCTGGCGGGAAGCGCCTTGAACGCGTGGCTCGAGGCACGGCTTGGCTCCGCCGTCCTGCTCACACCCGCCGGATTGCTGCAAACGGCCGCCTATGCGGTAGGAGTGGCTCCACTCGCGGCAGCGTATGCGGCGGGCCTCGCACTGCTGTGGGGCACGGCGCGAGGCAGGCGCTGGCTCTCCCCGTTCGTTCCCCTGGGACGCATGGCCTTAACAAACTACCTTGTCCAATCCGGGGTGGGGCTGCTGCTCTTCTATGGTTACGGCCTGAACCTCATGGGCCGGATGGGAGCGGTGTGGATGCTGCCGCTCGCCCTCCTCATCCTGAGCCTTCAAGCGCTCTTCAGCGCTGGGTGGCTGCGGTACTTTACCTATGGCCCAGCCGAGTGGCTCTGGCGTCAGTTCACCTACCGGCGCCTTCTTCCACTCAGGTGA
- a CDS encoding AraC family transcriptional regulator — protein sequence MPSAPSYIEVLPRPPLAPYVQCFWALTGHASPGLSHRVLPDGCIDILVDLSPRAEGEAPCLRIVGAMREAEVVPLSGAVGVLGIRFRPGGAHPFLRLPLQELTGGELALGLLWPREAREWEGRLWETEGLQGRVALLEELLLRRLVPGRRDDALAHAVGLIHATRGQVPLRTLEGVMGISPRQLERRFQATVGLAPKVLCRIARMRHAVALLGNVPQLSGAALALEAGYCDQAHLVREFRALTGLTPGAYAREQAHAGFVQSSPASGI from the coding sequence ATGCCCTCTGCTCCCAGCTACATCGAAGTCCTTCCCCGTCCTCCCCTGGCGCCTTACGTCCAGTGCTTCTGGGCACTCACGGGGCATGCTTCCCCAGGGCTGTCCCACCGCGTCCTTCCGGACGGATGCATCGACATTCTGGTGGATTTGAGCCCCCGGGCTGAAGGGGAAGCGCCGTGCCTCCGGATCGTGGGGGCGATGCGCGAGGCAGAGGTGGTTCCGCTCTCCGGTGCGGTGGGGGTGCTCGGCATCCGGTTTCGTCCTGGGGGCGCCCACCCCTTCCTGCGGCTGCCGTTGCAGGAACTCACCGGTGGGGAACTTGCCCTGGGGTTGCTCTGGCCGCGGGAGGCCCGCGAGTGGGAAGGACGGCTCTGGGAGACGGAGGGCCTCCAGGGGCGCGTGGCCCTTCTGGAGGAACTTCTCTTGCGGCGGCTTGTGCCGGGCCGAAGGGATGACGCGCTCGCCCACGCGGTGGGCCTCATCCACGCGACGCGAGGCCAGGTGCCGCTGCGAACGCTGGAAGGGGTGATGGGGATCAGCCCCCGTCAGCTCGAGCGTCGCTTCCAGGCCACGGTGGGTTTGGCCCCCAAGGTGCTTTGCCGCATCGCGCGCATGCGCCATGCCGTGGCGCTCCTCGGCAACGTGCCGCAGCTCTCAGGGGCGGCGCTGGCGCTGGAGGCTGGGTATTGCGATCAAGCGCACCTGGTGCGTGAGTTCCGCGCCCTCACGGGGCTGACCCCAGGGGCCTACGCGCGGGAGCAAGCCCATGCCGGATTTGTACAATCCAGCCCCGCCAGTGGCATCTAA
- a CDS encoding N-acetylglucosamine kinase, which yields MKCDLVVDGGGSTTRLGLAIEGRLLSRLEGPSCNEQTTGGRGMDVLAGLLDRLWRNRPPEFHQVGTACLALSNAGTRQALQETGAALRALAGRGLMPLQAERLWLMNDIVPPVAAGACDVVAICGTGTGYAAMAADGRWARASGMEYLLSDEGGGFDLGRRGLAAVVRMRDGRGPVTSLAEAATAWAGEETGEDGSAEALCTRVHATGAPKLTAASFAPAVLAEAARGDTVAGTLLAEAARELAAGITAVASRCHLTGAVHVGMGGSLLLAQEGLLRRELMAMLSLMGWQWTELPRDPLDTVARLAHRLTREPHRLAKVPLALELNVREALHLGPDTPLEQEARET from the coding sequence ATGAAGTGCGATCTCGTCGTCGACGGAGGCGGTTCCACCACCCGCCTGGGCCTCGCCATCGAGGGCCGCCTCCTCTCCCGGCTCGAAGGGCCGAGTTGTAACGAGCAGACCACGGGGGGCCGGGGCATGGACGTCCTGGCCGGGCTCCTCGATCGGCTGTGGCGGAACCGGCCGCCGGAGTTCCACCAAGTGGGCACCGCGTGTCTGGCCCTGTCGAATGCCGGGACACGCCAGGCCCTCCAGGAGACGGGGGCCGCCCTGCGGGCGCTGGCGGGGCGCGGGCTGATGCCCCTCCAGGCCGAGCGGCTGTGGCTGATGAACGACATCGTTCCCCCGGTCGCGGCCGGAGCGTGTGATGTGGTCGCGATCTGCGGCACGGGAACGGGCTACGCCGCCATGGCGGCCGATGGGCGCTGGGCCCGGGCCTCCGGCATGGAGTACCTGCTCAGCGATGAGGGCGGAGGCTTCGACCTCGGACGCCGGGGGCTCGCCGCCGTGGTGCGGATGCGCGATGGCCGGGGTCCCGTGACGAGCCTGGCCGAAGCGGCCACAGCCTGGGCGGGCGAGGAGACGGGCGAGGACGGCAGCGCCGAGGCTCTGTGCACGCGGGTGCATGCCACGGGCGCTCCGAAGCTCACGGCGGCCAGCTTCGCCCCGGCGGTGCTCGCCGAGGCGGCTCGCGGGGACACCGTGGCCGGGACGCTGCTGGCCGAGGCGGCCCGGGAGCTGGCGGCCGGCATCACCGCCGTGGCCTCCCGGTGCCACCTGACCGGGGCTGTCCACGTGGGGATGGGAGGCTCGCTGCTGCTGGCCCAGGAGGGGCTGTTGCGCCGCGAGTTGATGGCCATGCTCTCCCTCATGGGATGGCAATGGACGGAGCTGCCCAGGGATCCGCTGGACACGGTGGCCCGCCTGGCCCACCGTCTCACGCGGGAGCCCCACCGGCTGGCGAAGGTGCCCCTGGCCCTCGAACTCAACGTCCGCGAGGCCCTTCATCTTGGCCCCGACACACCCCTGGAGCAGGAGGCCCGTGAAACCTGA
- a CDS encoding CHAP domain-containing protein, with amino-acid sequence MLGVLGGATALAAPPSTGRASKAKTVAKGAPPQGKSDSTRPARGRRVARRAVGLVGVSLASYRVPNDCSGLARLAYQSVGVELLSHGTRPGENAVNAIYRRARARGALHWKTPQPGDLVFFRETYDRNRDGVRNDGLTHVGVVETVAKDGTVTFVHRGGPGVRRARMNPRFPTVRAQKGHTLNDYLRRADATGRARLTGELFVGYASASRL; translated from the coding sequence ATGCTAGGTGTACTGGGAGGCGCAACGGCCCTGGCGGCGCCGCCCTCGACGGGCCGCGCCTCCAAGGCCAAGACGGTGGCCAAGGGTGCTCCTCCCCAGGGGAAGAGCGATTCCACACGCCCCGCCCGAGGCAGAAGGGTCGCCCGGCGGGCGGTGGGCCTGGTCGGTGTGTCCCTGGCTTCCTACCGCGTTCCCAACGACTGTTCAGGCCTTGCGCGGCTCGCCTACCAGTCCGTGGGGGTGGAGTTGCTGTCCCACGGCACGCGGCCGGGCGAGAACGCCGTGAACGCCATCTACCGGCGCGCCCGGGCCCGGGGGGCACTGCACTGGAAGACGCCTCAGCCGGGAGACCTCGTCTTCTTCCGCGAGACGTACGACCGGAACCGCGATGGCGTGCGCAACGATGGGCTCACGCACGTGGGCGTCGTCGAAACGGTGGCGAAGGATGGCACCGTCACCTTCGTGCACCGCGGAGGTCCGGGTGTGCGACGCGCGAGGATGAACCCGCGTTTTCCCACGGTGCGCGCCCAGAAAGGGCACACCCTCAATGATTACCTGCGCCGGGCCGATGCCACGGGACGCGCCCGCCTGACCGGAGAACTCTTCGTGGGCTACGCGTCCGCTTCACGCCTGTGA